TTTGATGGAAGATCTTTTCGAAAATCCTGACGTTAACAAAGCCCTCGACGATTCCCGCCCGATCATCAAAGACTTTATTGATTTGATGGAGAATGCCCCTGAAGCGATGGGCTTTATGATTTCCCTTTCGGGCCATGACTTCTATACTTACAACCACTCCTTGGATGTGAGCATTTACTCTCTCGGCTTGGGCAAAGCCTTGGGCTATGACGCCAATACGTTGGAAGAACTCGGCGTCGGCGCTCTTTTCCATGACATCGGTAAACGCAACGTCAGTCTCGATATTCTGTGCAAAAAAGGCGGCTTGACGGATGCGGAGTGGGAGCAGATGAAAATGCATCCTCAATATGGCTTGGTCATTTTGAACAATCACCCGAACATCAGTGACGCTATTAAAGCGGCGTGCTTTGAACATCATGAATCCTGGGCCGGCAACGGCTATCCTCAGCAACTGGTTGCCGATGAAATCCACCCGTTCGCACGTATCGTGGCTATTACCGATACCTACGATGCGATGACGACACAAAGATCTTACAACGTCCCGATGACTCCAACAGACGCGGTGACGATGATGAAAGAAAAACTGGCGGGCCGTTATGATCCCGACATGTTGAAAGCGATGTATTCGGTTTTATTTAAGATCAAGGTGGCTTCATGAAGATCGTTTTTCATTCCTTGGCTCTTATTGCGAGCGTGCCCCTTATTGCCTTCGCCATCGAACCGACAAACCCTTCCGGCTTCTGCGACCGCTTTATCGGTGAAAAAGATATTGAGCTTTGCAAAGGCCGCACAGAAAAAGACGAAGTTGATTGGTATGCCGCCACGATTTGCAATCTGCAAAAAGATGACAAAGCCTTTTGGACTTGTTGGGACAGCATCAAAGGACAAAGTTTTAATCCTCAAGCACTCGATGCCTGCGGAGACAGTGCGGAGCTTTCCGACGAACAAAGACTTTCCTGCGTGCAAGCAGCCAAAGGTTCACGTAAACCCGCTTCTACATCCCAAGACGGTCTTTTCCAGCCTTTAAAATCCAAGGTTCGCTATTAACAGCCCGGCGAGCTGCCGAATGTTTTAACACCCTTATGTAATTTATTCTATGCAACGCGAAGGTCTCCCCTTCGCAATGGGAAGTTTGCTAAAACCTTCCCTTATGGAAAAAAAGTCGCTCCTTTTCTTGGTATTTTCAGTTCTTCTTGCCGGCGGTTGTAGCTATCCTTTTCAAGAACTCGGTCTTTACAAAACCGACGGTGCGGGTATTCCTGGCCTGGGCTCTTTGCAAACAAAAGCAGTGAATTTCGAGACTGTGAAACTCACAGCCATGCGAACATGTCTTGAATGTCACACGAGCGGCAGTCGCAGCATGGATACGGCTGAAGAGGTGCTCGCGCAAAAAGAATCGATCTTGAGTGCTGTTCACAAGGAAAGCATGCCTCCTCGTTCCAGCGGTTATAAGCCCTTGACGGCCTGTGAAAAACAGATTCTAGAGACGTGGATTGAAGACCAAACTCATGAGCGCAAAAGCACGCAAAAAGTCGGACAACTCGCGGCTTGCGCAGGAGTTGAAGCTCCGAAAGAAAAACCTAAAACCGATTTGAAATCCTTGGAGTTAAGCTTTGCCAATCTTCAAGCCGAAATCTTTGGTCCCAAATGTATGGCCTGCCACTCGCAAGAACGCGCCAAACGCACTGTTCTTGAAGACGTCAATGTCATCAGAGAAAAAGGCTTCCTTAAAGAAAAAGCGGAAGACAGCATTCTTTATCAAATCGTCGTGCCGGGGCTTTATAAACGCTTCATGCCCCCACAAAACGGCAAGTACGGCATCGCACCTTTAACTGCGGATGAAGTCGATTACCTCAAACGCTGGATTGATGCAGGGGCTCCTCTTTAAGAGCCCCTCTTTCTTTAAAATAAATAGCTCATTGTAAATCTGAAATCGCGACCCGGTTCGTACACGGTGTTCTCGCCTCCTTGCACTTGGTAAGGCGTTCCTTGCGCGATATACTTTTTATCGAAAATATTTAAGATGGAAAGTCCCCAGCGCCAATGCTCATTGGGAATCCAGCTCGCCGCTATGTCATGCGTATCGTATCCCGGTTGCTCCCGACTTCCTGAGGGTACATCGGTGAGTTTCAAAGTCACTAAACTGTCCCACGAAAGCAAAACATTGTAAGGCACGACTTTATAGTCAATACCCAAGACGAAGCGATCACCAAAAGAGCTTCCCTGATTGAAAGCGATGTATCCCAGCGGTTCGTCGCCGTACTCCGATTTATTATGCGCATATCCGCCCCGCAGGGAAAACACATCCTGCGAATAAATGGCGTTGATATTGACCCCTTGGAATTTCAAATCTTCCTTGGCATTCGAGCGAGTCATAACACCGGTGATGCGGTTCGTGCTCACGTCGATCGCATCACGCATCACAGTTGAATAAAAAACGGTGTCAAGATGCACAGAAGCCCATTTCGCCTGCACGCCGACCTCGGACGTTTCTGCGGTCGTCCCTTTAAGATGCACCACCGGAGTCACCGTTTTCACATTACTCATTACAAAGGCCTCCATCGGCGTAGGCCCTTTAAAGGCTTGCGACCAAGAGACGTAAGAACTCCAAACCAGGTTCCATTGATAGCTCAATTTAATATTGGGACTGAAGTGATGAGCATTGATTATTTGGCCGGCAACGTCTTCCAAATCATAGCTGTCAAAACGAAGACCGGCAGAGATCTTCCAATCTTCAGCCAGCTGGATCTGATCTTGCGCAAAGAGCCCGAAAATTTTTCCGGTTTCTGCTTCCGTCCCTGTCGCGCGCTCCCCTTCAGAGCGATCCACGTTATAGTCCGTCCCTATCACCATAGAGTGCAAAGAGTTGAATTCGGTTTTATTTGCAATCTGGCCGCCAAAACTTTGCGCGTACGCTTGCGATTTTCCCGTCGCACTCTCCTGACTTAACGTCGTTTTTGTTACGTAAAGTTCAGAGCGCAGATTCACCCAGGAACTGATCGGAGCATAAACGTGTTGCAAAGTATACGTTTCACTTCCGAACTTCTGGTCGTTCGGAGGATTGAATGGCAAATCACCGAAGTGCGCGCGCAAAGAACGTTTGGCATTGTCTTCACGAAGATTCGCTGTGACCGTCAGCTTTTGCACTTCACTGACAGCAATAGTCAGCTTTGCAAGTCCGCTTTTGGGTGTTCCCGCGGTGTAGTTGACGGCGTCGCCGCCTCCGGCATGATAGTTTCCTGAATCTGCGAAATTTCCATAAAGCAAGTAACCGGCCGAGTCCGTGGCTTTACCAAAAACTCCAAGGCTTGCGCCTTTCTCGTCTGCGTTGGTTGTATAACGGAGTTTTGCAAAAGCACCATGACGTTGCCCCGGCAAAAGAAGGTCTTCTGGATCTTTCGTTTGAAAACGCAGACTGCCGCCTAAGGCACCGGGTCCTGCCAACGCGTTTCCTGTGCCCGCCTCAATATCGATTTCTTTTACCAGTTCCGTATCGATACTTAAACGACCTTGATGGTGAAAAAGATAACCGCTCTGGCGAGCGCCGTCGATAGTGACATTGAGCTGCGTGTCTTCCACACCGCGCACGTAAACTTTTTGTCCAGCTTTCTGCCCTCCGCCGACAATCACATCGGCAACACCTTTCAAGGATTCTTTGACGTCCTCCGCCTGCGTTTGCTCTAAGCGCTCTGAGCTGATGATCGTTTTCGAGGGGGTTTTCGCGTCGTCTTTAATTTGAATAGTTTCAATTTCCGACTCATTGGCATTTTCTTGGGCGTGGACCATCAGTGGCGAGAATAAAAAAACAAACACTGATAGTTTGAACCGCGAATTAAATTTCATTGCGCTTTCTCCTTCACAGAAGAGTTTCCATAAGCACTTCGCTTGCGGAACGCAAACGCTTCGGCGCCTTAGAAGCGAATTGAAAAGAGGAAGAAAGCGCAGAGATAACGTGTTGAGAAGACGAGGTGTTTTTAATATTCATGTCTAATGTTTTGACAGCCTTAAAATGTTTTCTCTGTCTGTGCATCAAGGAACTGCACGTGAAGCCTCTCTGATATAGTCACGCCTATGAAATGGGTTTTTCTTGTCACTATTCTTTTTGTTTTGTCGACATCTTCATTTGCCAGCGTAAAAACGCCCGCGTGCATGGATCGCAAAGATCGCATGACGTTTAATGAGAACAAGGTTCTTGTCTATCGCAATATGATGGAAAAGAAATTCACCGCGCGTGCCTTTGTTAAAGGCGCCATCGTGCGCCTGATGGAAGACCGACAAAAACACATTCACTTCGAAGTCGACTTCGACAAAGACTTTTCCACCAGTGACGATCGCATCGAAGTCATCTACAACACCAAATTCGGAGAGATTCCCGATTTCCGCGCCGGTGATGAGATCATCGCTTGCGGTGACTTTGTGGCGGACCCTTATTCTCCTCACAAAGGCGTGATTCACTGGGTGCATATGAATCCGAAAAAGGGCGGTCCCCATGAGCACGGTTTTCTTATCATTAACGGCGTCCTGACTGGACAAGTGAATCCCAAGCCGGTGAAGTAATGTCTATCCTTCGCAAAACTCTTTGGGTTTCTTTCATCCTCACGGCTTGCGCTCCAAGCAAAGAAACTTACCAAACCGATGAGTTGCAAAAGAATGCGGTTATCTATGGCGACGACTCGCGCGCGGAAGTAAGCGCCGCTTCTTCCGTATATGCTCTCGCAAAAGCCACCGTCACTTTGGTGGAAGAACGCCGGCTCGCTGATAAAAAAACTTTTTGGCAAATAAAAACCCCGACACTGCAGCAGTCTTTTCCGCTGTGCCCTGACGAAAAATTTTTAGATCAACCCGCTTTGGGGTTTTGCACAGGTGTTTTAGTGGCGCCGAAGGTTGTGCTTACGGCCGGTCATTGCGTCACCGCGAAAAACTTCTGCCAGGAAACCCGCTTCCTTTTCGGCTGGACCGCACCGGTGGCAAAAAGTTTGAGCGTTTCTAAAGACGACGTTTACCTCTGCAAACGCATTCTTAAAAGCACCCTACAGCGGGGAAAGTTGGATTATGCCCTTATCGAGCTTGATCGCGACGTCACGGACGTCACACCCGTCACTTTCGCGACAAAAACTTCCGTGACCGTGGGAGAACGAGTTCTGAGCCTTTCGTATCCCTTGGGCCTGCCGTTGAAACAAGACTTCGGCAAAGTGTTAAGCTACAACGACAGCATGAGTTCGTTTAAGGTGGAGGTTGACACATTTAGTGGCAGCTCCGGCTCTCCGCTTTTCAATGCGCAAGGAGAGCTTCTGGGAATTCTTAGCACAGGTATGGAAGACATTCTGGAAGATGACATCTATCGCGTTCAGAAAGAAGGCGGCTGCCTTGGCTTCAACCGCTGTCAGAACGGCACTTGTTTCGGCGAAACCTTTACGAAGGCCTCGCACATTGACCTTTAGCACTTTTACGAGTCGCTCTTCGTAAGACCTCTATAAAGTAATACAATACCGCTATGGATACAAAACGCCTTCCATGGTGGACTTGGGTCGCCCCTTTATTGCTCTTAATGCTAGCTACTTTAGTGAGCGTGCCCTTCACGACTGCTCAAAGCGTTTATTGGCTCTACTTCCCGATAAATCTTGGCGTGGTGATGGCCCTCTGGTGGGGCCCGCGAGTTCTTATTGCCGTTTATTTAAATGCGCTCTTTGCCATGCCATTGATCGGACTTCCTAAACCGCAACTCTACCCGCTCTATGCTCTCCCGGAATTGGCAGAGGTTTTTATGGCATACATGCTCGTGCGTGAACGCTTTAAAAGTCTTTCTTCTTGGAAGCCGACGCCAAAAAATATCAGTCTGTTTTTTGTCTATGGCTTGTTGATTCCCTCCATCGTTGCGTCGTTTGCGATTCAGGCAATCTTTGTCGCCACAGGCTTCATGCAAAAGGAAGTTTTTCTTTGGAACACTCTCATCACCGCCGTTGGCGATCTGACGGGAGCCGTGTTTTTGACGTTTCCTCTTTTGATTATTTTTACGCCGTTTTTATACAAGAAAGGTCTTTCTCTTTTTGTCTATCACACGATGCCGCCCCTGCGACTTGAAAAACTCACGCGCAAAGAAAAGTTTATGCTGGCCGGAGTGATGGCCGGAAGCCTTGTGCTTGCGTTGTCTTTGCCTCTTTCGCAAACCTGGTACGTGTACGGAATTCTTATTCTGATTCTGTCCGCGTGGTATGGACTGTATGCGGCTCTTTTGATTAACACCTGGGTGATGGCGTTGACGATCACTCTGCCGCGCTCATTGAATCTGCCGTGGGCGGATGAGCCGGTTTTAATTCAGACACCCGCGACCTTGCTGACTTTATGTTTTTGCTCACTTATTACAGGCGCCGCCGTCA
This region of Bdellovibrio sp. 22V genomic DNA includes:
- a CDS encoding HD-GYP domain-containing protein; its protein translation is MESSSFFRIRLSTIRPDKVTSFDIYVYVDQKHLLYLRAGDRLSDGKIKAMHRKDTGDSFFVRTEDKQKYRDWVREEMNSSLIDPFEKAKILRESSVALMEDLFENPDVNKALDDSRPIIKDFIDLMENAPEAMGFMISLSGHDFYTYNHSLDVSIYSLGLGKALGYDANTLEELGVGALFHDIGKRNVSLDILCKKGGLTDAEWEQMKMHPQYGLVILNNHPNISDAIKAACFEHHESWAGNGYPQQLVADEIHPFARIVAITDTYDAMTTQRSYNVPMTPTDAVTMMKEKLAGRYDPDMLKAMYSVLFKIKVAS
- a CDS encoding TonB-dependent receptor; translation: MKFNSRFKLSVFVFLFSPLMVHAQENANESEIETIQIKDDAKTPSKTIISSERLEQTQAEDVKESLKGVADVIVGGGQKAGQKVYVRGVEDTQLNVTIDGARQSGYLFHHQGRLSIDTELVKEIDIEAGTGNALAGPGALGGSLRFQTKDPEDLLLPGQRHGAFAKLRYTTNADEKGASLGVFGKATDSAGYLLYGNFADSGNYHAGGGDAVNYTAGTPKSGLAKLTIAVSEVQKLTVTANLREDNAKRSLRAHFGDLPFNPPNDQKFGSETYTLQHVYAPISSWVNLRSELYVTKTTLSQESATGKSQAYAQSFGGQIANKTEFNSLHSMVIGTDYNVDRSEGERATGTEAETGKIFGLFAQDQIQLAEDWKISAGLRFDSYDLEDVAGQIINAHHFSPNIKLSYQWNLVWSSYVSWSQAFKGPTPMEAFVMSNVKTVTPVVHLKGTTAETSEVGVQAKWASVHLDTVFYSTVMRDAIDVSTNRITGVMTRSNAKEDLKFQGVNINAIYSQDVFSLRGGYAHNKSEYGDEPLGYIAFNQGSSFGDRFVLGIDYKVVPYNVLLSWDSLVTLKLTDVPSGSREQPGYDTHDIAASWIPNEHWRWGLSILNIFDKKYIAQGTPYQVQGGENTVYEPGRDFRFTMSYLF
- a CDS encoding serine protease, which gives rise to MSILRKTLWVSFILTACAPSKETYQTDELQKNAVIYGDDSRAEVSAASSVYALAKATVTLVEERRLADKKTFWQIKTPTLQQSFPLCPDEKFLDQPALGFCTGVLVAPKVVLTAGHCVTAKNFCQETRFLFGWTAPVAKSLSVSKDDVYLCKRILKSTLQRGKLDYALIELDRDVTDVTPVTFATKTSVTVGERVLSLSYPLGLPLKQDFGKVLSYNDSMSSFKVEVDTFSGSSGSPLFNAQGELLGILSTGMEDILEDDIYRVQKEGGCLGFNRCQNGTCFGETFTKASHIDL